From Bacillus sp. E(2018), a single genomic window includes:
- the guaB gene encoding IMP dehydrogenase has protein sequence MWQDKFAKEGLTFDDVLLIPAKSSVLPGDVSIKTRLSDTVQLNVPIISAGMDTVTEANMAIAMARQGGLGIVHKNMSIEEQAEQIDRVKRSESGVITDPFYLTPEHQVFDAEHLMGKYRISGVPIVDADKKLVGILTNRDLRFVQDYSIKISDVMTKENLVTAPVGTTLKEAEKTLQQYKIEKLPLVDDEGTLQGLITIKDIEKVIEFPNSAKDSQGRLLVGAAVGVTKDALLRVEKLVQAGVDAIVIDTAHGHSEGVLQKVREVRDAYPKLTIIAGNVATAEATRDLIEAGASVVKVGIGPGSICTTRVVAGVGVPQVTAVYDCATEAKKYGVPIIADGGIKYSGDIVKAIAAGGHAVMLGSMLAGVSESPGEREIFQGRQFKVYRGMGSVGAMERGSSDRYFQENNKKLVPEGIEGRLPYKGPLADTVYQLIGGIRSGMGYCGTATIDELQNDSRFVKITGAGLRESHPHQVQITKEAPNYSV, from the coding sequence ATGTGGCAAGATAAGTTTGCAAAAGAAGGTTTAACCTTTGATGATGTGTTATTAATTCCAGCGAAATCGTCAGTTTTACCTGGAGATGTTTCAATTAAAACGAGGTTATCTGATACGGTTCAATTGAACGTTCCGATTATCAGTGCTGGTATGGACACAGTAACAGAAGCAAACATGGCAATCGCTATGGCACGACAAGGCGGTTTAGGGATTGTACACAAGAACATGTCTATTGAAGAACAAGCAGAACAGATCGACCGTGTTAAACGTTCTGAAAGTGGCGTAATCACAGACCCGTTCTACCTAACACCTGAGCATCAAGTTTTTGACGCTGAGCACCTAATGGGCAAGTATCGTATCAGCGGTGTCCCGATCGTAGATGCAGATAAAAAATTAGTTGGTATTTTAACAAATCGTGATTTGCGATTTGTTCAGGATTACTCGATTAAAATTTCAGATGTAATGACAAAAGAAAACTTAGTGACTGCACCAGTTGGCACTACGTTAAAAGAAGCTGAAAAAACGCTTCAGCAATATAAGATCGAAAAACTGCCACTCGTAGATGATGAAGGCACGCTACAAGGCTTGATCACTATTAAAGATATCGAAAAAGTGATTGAGTTCCCGAACTCTGCAAAAGACTCACAAGGCCGTTTGTTAGTAGGGGCAGCCGTAGGTGTGACGAAAGACGCCCTTCTTCGTGTAGAGAAGTTAGTACAAGCAGGTGTGGATGCGATTGTTATCGACACAGCACATGGACATTCTGAAGGCGTTCTTCAAAAAGTTCGTGAAGTAAGAGATGCTTATCCTAAGTTAACGATCATCGCAGGTAACGTTGCTACGGCAGAAGCAACACGTGATCTGATCGAAGCAGGAGCGAGCGTGGTTAAAGTAGGAATCGGACCTGGTTCGATCTGTACGACACGTGTTGTTGCCGGTGTAGGTGTACCACAAGTGACTGCTGTTTATGATTGCGCAACCGAGGCGAAGAAGTATGGAGTACCGATCATTGCAGATGGTGGTATCAAATACTCTGGAGATATCGTTAAAGCGATCGCAGCAGGCGGTCATGCTGTTATGCTAGGCAGTATGCTTGCTGGTGTATCTGAGAGTCCAGGAGAGCGTGAAATCTTCCAGGGACGCCAATTTAAAGTTTATCGCGGCATGGGTTCAGTTGGCGCGATGGAGCGAGGAAGCAGCGACCGCTATTTCCAGGAAAATAATAAAAAGCTTGTTCCAGAAGGTATCGAAGGACGTTTACCTTATAAAGGACCATTGGCTGATACAGTATATCAGTTGATCGGCGGTATCCGTTCAGGTATGGGTTATTGTGGAACTGCAACGATTGATGAGCTTCAAAATGATTCCCGTTTTGTAAAAATTACGGGTGCTGGACTTCGTGAGAGTCATCCGCACCAAGTTCAAATTACTAAAGAAGCACCAAATTATTCAGTCTAA
- a CDS encoding D-alanyl-D-alanine carboxypeptidase family protein, giving the protein MVTLIFSFFTTSLLGFSKSASAAPSLDVAAEGAILVDAETGKILYQKNADKLLAPASMSKMMTEYLLLEAIDKKKISWDQKTSISEYAHKISQNRTLSNVPLRVDEKYTVRELYQAMAIYSANGATIALAELIAGSEGEFVKKMNAKAKELGMKDFNFVNSSGLNNKDLFGNHNSGSETDENMMSPRATAILAYNLLNDHPEVLETASVPRLKFRQGTDDEIQMENWNWMLPELNSGYEGVDGLKTGSTDLAGNCFTGTVKKGDTRLISVVMKTGTRLDRFKETKKLFDFGFANFEKEQILKDNYQVKGNKTVPVVKGKEKEVKVATKEPLSMVIKRGEKENYKPKFVMDKKKMTKDGELTAPVKKGEVVGHINVEYTGSGEDYGYLLDGETKGKTEVVTTQSVEKANWFVLALRGVGGFFGGLWSGAVDMVKGWF; this is encoded by the coding sequence GTGGTGACACTGATTTTTTCATTTTTTACGACGAGTTTATTAGGATTTTCAAAGTCAGCAAGTGCAGCACCGTCTTTAGATGTAGCAGCTGAAGGGGCTATACTTGTGGATGCAGAAACGGGGAAAATACTATATCAGAAAAATGCTGATAAGTTACTCGCTCCTGCAAGTATGAGTAAGATGATGACCGAATACCTATTACTAGAAGCCATTGACAAGAAAAAGATATCTTGGGATCAGAAAACAAGTATTTCTGAATATGCCCATAAGATTTCTCAAAATCGAACATTATCGAACGTACCTTTACGTGTAGATGAAAAATATACAGTTCGTGAGTTATACCAAGCGATGGCCATCTATTCCGCTAATGGAGCAACCATTGCTTTAGCAGAACTCATTGCGGGTTCTGAAGGTGAGTTCGTTAAAAAGATGAATGCCAAAGCAAAAGAACTAGGCATGAAAGATTTCAACTTTGTTAACTCATCGGGCCTTAATAATAAAGATCTGTTCGGCAACCATAATTCAGGCAGTGAAACAGACGAGAACATGATGAGTCCTCGGGCTACTGCTATTCTAGCGTACAACTTACTTAACGATCATCCAGAAGTATTAGAAACAGCTAGTGTTCCACGTTTGAAATTCCGTCAGGGCACTGATGATGAAATTCAGATGGAGAACTGGAACTGGATGCTTCCTGAGCTCAATAGTGGCTATGAGGGAGTAGACGGACTAAAAACAGGATCGACAGACCTTGCAGGTAACTGTTTTACAGGTACAGTGAAAAAAGGAGATACTCGCCTTATTTCAGTTGTTATGAAAACAGGAACTCGCTTGGATCGTTTTAAAGAAACAAAGAAACTATTTGATTTTGGATTTGCAAACTTTGAAAAAGAGCAAATCTTAAAAGATAACTATCAAGTGAAAGGCAACAAAACAGTTCCTGTCGTAAAAGGTAAGGAAAAAGAAGTTAAAGTTGCTACGAAAGAACCTCTTTCCATGGTGATCAAAAGAGGAGAGAAAGAAAACTATAAGCCTAAATTTGTTATGGATAAGAAGAAGATGACAAAAGATGGCGAACTGACAGCACCTGTTAAAAAAGGAGAAGTTGTCGGTCATATCAATGTTGAGTATACAGGCAGCGGCGAAGACTACGGCTACTTGCTCGATGGTGAAACAAAAGGTAAGACAGAAGTAGTAACGACTCAATCCGTTGAAAAAGCGAACTGGTTCGTTCTTGCGTTACGCGGTGTTGGCGGATTCTTTGGCGGACTTTGGTCTGGTGCCGTTGATATGGTTAAAGGCTGGTTTTAA